The genomic window GCGTGGAATATGCGATAAGGAATGTAAGTGCagttgtgtgtgtttgtaattaaaaacactttttataaaaagaaatctAAATACAAAAGCAGCAATGAATTAATTATTGCATGTagagtaattaaaataatataaaagtacAGTATAAAATGCATATACCAAAGACCTAGGTGAAACTTATAtctatagacatatgtatataaatacaaaatatataacaatatatctgcctctatatacatttttaattttaattatattttttctaacttttccaCAATCAGACCAACGAAAGCCTATCCATGCTGACAAATATGATACGCAACAACCACGCCGTGTTCTCGAGCAGCTCGAACGACACTTTTAATTTGCAGAATTTTGTTGAAAAGGATGGCTATGTGTTCGTACGTGACCGTCCGGCTATAAATCATGTGCTTTACGCAGACTATCGCTATCGCAAAACCATTAGCATGAATGATGAGAAGCTACACTGTCCATTCGCCATGGCTAAGGAGccgtttttgaagaaaaatcgtTCATTCGCCTATCCGTTGGGCTCCAATTTGAGTGAGCTCTTCGATCCCAAGTAAGTAGAAatctaatattattaaatacaaaacttCATTTAAGTATTACCTCGACGAAAACTagaaaaatttgctttcgcaagaAGGCTATAAGTATTAGAAAATGTATTTCTCAATATAGTCTGTTTTCACCTTCAATTTTTTGTAACTATTTACAAAATACTGTCCTTGGAGGTTTGCAAAGAAGGCCTTCATAGCAGCAATTATCGACTCATTTGATGCAAATTTTTGACCAGCGAGTGACTTTGGAAGCCAGAAGTTGGGCGCATGAAACCAAATCTGGAAAATATGGTGGATAGGGCTTAAGTTCGCAGTGCCACGGCCGAGATATAAgaacattttttctcaattaCCTATACCTCTACATAGAGTTCGGCTTGTAGGGACCAGTAGGCTCCAAAGATAGAGATCATATCTTTTAAATCTTAGAATATGTTGGTCATCGCCGGCCATTAGAACAGTCTTCAAGATTTCGACTTTTCATTTGTCTTCGTCGTGCAAGATTAAAGTTTCTAAGCGCTTTCACTGATTTCACAGAGCCAACCAAAGCCTTTCCATGCCATTCCATCCGTAAACTAGAATTGATTAAAGCGATGGACTCTTTCTTGTTAAGTTTTGTATATTAATAGTTGTAGGTTCACATGATGACAATGACCTTGATGAtccttgttgtttttatttaattttaatccgTTTCCTTAGTTTACcttaaataaataccaaaactTTTTCCTTATCATATTTCAGACTACTCAACCTCGTGGAATCCGGCATTATTAAGTACCTGTCGTCTAAAGATCTACCAAATGCCGAAATATGCCCACAAAACTTGGCCGGTACCGAGCGACAGCTGCGCAATACCGATCTCATGATGACCTACTACATTATGTTCGCCGGCTTTGTCACCGCCATGGTTGTTTTCTTCACTGAGCTTATATTCCGCTACCTGAATCACCGTAATGATGGTAGCAAGTGGGCGCGTCACGGCGTCGGACGCACTACAAATGGACTCTCGGTGCGTGCACCGCGTTGGCTGCGGCAACTGGAGACGGACAGCGCCAAGCAACGGCTGACTGCTTCCCCCTCGAGTTCGACCATTACACCGCCGCCACCATATCAAAGTATTTTCAGCAGCAATCATCGTCACCAACACCAACAGGATGAGGCAAGCCATTTGAGTAAGGAAAGCAGCTTGCATCGTTGGCGACGCGTCGGCCAATTCGGAGCCGGCGGCTCGAATTTTGGCACCTTAGCGGCCGGTGTACTGCTGGCCAATGGTCAGCTGCATGAGGGTAGTGGCGCGGGTGGTGTACGACGTTTGATTAACGGTCGTGATTACATGGTTTTCCGCAATCCGAACGGACAGAGCCAATTGGTGCCAGTGCGTGCACCCTCAGCGGCGCTCTTTCAGTATACCTACACGGAGTAAATGCTATTAAATCCGGTGTGTGGTAGTTTACGAACTAAATGGCAGTAATGGAAGAAGGAAGAAGCAGCACGAAGGCCCAGTGAACACTTTAgtgttgaatttattttgttaaatcaaattttacaaatattttcgtaGTTGTTGGTATAAAGTTTATTTAGTCGATacattatagaattttttttccaacCTTTTAAGTTCACACACCTGCAAATCACATCTTAAATTATATAATGACATAATgagcaataaattataaaatatatttgcacaaaaatactataaatttttaatgaaccaTTCGGgtcgtaaaaaaaaacaaggttaTTCTTTTACCCATACGATGGCAAGGGAAATACATTCCGGCCACACTCAAAGATTCCTCACGTCTTGGGAGCTACGGCACCGTTTGGCAGCTATAcacttggaaaaaaattccaccaATAATCTAAGCCTGGAAATCAAGCGCAGAACAACTCTTGTCAAAAGGTGCTACTTTGTGGTCGGTAGGCAATTGCGAAGCAGATCCCGCTCTCGATGAAAGAAAATTACACTCTATAAGTATGTCATTATTGCTGTCCTATAATACAGTGCAGAAAGTTGGACGATGATGACCCGAGATGAAAAAGCACTTGcagctttcgagagaaagagagagagcaTAGAACTACGAATAGTATGAGCTCTACCGAAGATGAAGCTTCAGCGAAATGCGACTTCGACTCGAGATCCTTGGTTGGGTATTTTCTAGATCTCTTAAAAATTACGCAAATCCCTGCTATAAAtcaatcaaaatatataattttctgtCCAAACATGCTACATTTGCATGGAACTAGTCACATTGCGTAATATTGGTAATATATAGCAGCTTGATGTAGAGGGTTGTCCACTAAAAACGCCCATGAAATTTCCTAATGCACTTGTGGGCGTTCAACCAACTGTATTGTATTTAGACAAAGTGCTATTTTGGTATTTGTTGTTGATTGTTTTGTGGGTAATTATTACAGAACTAGCCTCGAGCTCATACTTGTACTCATAGTAACCCAGTAGGGCATTCTGGCCTTATAATTAGGGTTAGTTTAGGATTCGGAATGTGGACAAAAGGTAGTATGTATTAAGTTTTTCagacttttaaatatataacgtTAAATATagtcaaacatatgtatgttttccaATTTTTGGTAAGTTTTGTACAGTTTAAGGCAGAATTCAAATAATTACCTTTTTTGTGTTGCAATTTCCTAGCGGGTAGCTATcaatcatttataaatacatatataccaccAATTTAGAGGTGCTAAGTGATAACTGTTAATGCGTCGAAATTGagcttatttacataaaatatttgttatcggCAAGTGTAACAAGTGATCTGTTAGATTAGGCGAGTGATGGCTGTAATTGTGTACgtgtatttttagaaaattctcAATAAATCATGTGAGTATTGAATGTTACTTGTATAACCGCCTTTTTCTGTTTAaccattaaaatttcattaaattgttCTTATATATCTGCCGGGAGAAGAATGAGTTGGAAATATGCAGGAACTTTCTTCTCCATTGTACAGAGTTTGGAAAACGCAGGTTGAAATACAGAACTAAGAGACTTcgccgaaactgacattagcagtcttaacaaatttgtgatccgctcaaagcgctttgtcaaTTTGTAAGTGTCCTATGATCAGTTACATAAAAGTTTTGTGTATCACCATGGAACGacgttctaagctgtccaagtgagatctcGGTTAGGATCGACCTCTTGACCTAACCAAAGCTAACTTATATGGCTATACAACGAACCTATATAACTATTAGCTGCTTAATTAGGCGAAAAGACGCCATATAATGGAATTCAAGTGAAGTGTATTCACAAGTAATCAATTACTTATTGATTACTAATTATCATATAATCCTTTTTTATCAGTTTCTTACTTACTTACCACACTACGTTGTTTACAAACACGCTGCTTCtgctttatttgtttactttcttcataATGCCCTCCAAGTACGGTGATTGTCCTTGCCAACACCAATACTCAGGCGCAAGTTTGATCGATAAGccgaaaatattgcaatttctCAGTGCCACATAAATGTTGCAACGAATCGGTTTCACAACATTCTCACATAATAATGCCCAATTTGGAGGCACCCATTGGCTACGATGAATCTTCACCGGAGAATTCCTACTCTGCCGAGGCAGCTGCTGATGTGCCCACAGTGGGCGCACCCATGCAGCCGCTGCCAGCTGGCGCTGTAGAAATACGTGTACAGCCACCGGGCCAGCAACCAACGCAAGCGCCTGCACGACGACTGCCTGCGTTGAGTCCAAATCCGGTACATGTACGTCCATTGCAACGCTTCAGCGAGTTTGACCGCGAATTGGCGCTATTGGAGGAGGAGAACTACTGGCCAGTGGTGCCGGTCGTGCAGATACTACCAATAAACTTGCCGCCACAACTGCCCGAGCCGTCACTGGATGAATTGCTGGTGCGTGGTCGTTAATATTGTGCGAAGTTTGTGtaatttccatttatttattttcaaatctaCAGCGTCGAGTCACTGGTCGCAATGATTTGCATAATGTGGACATTGTGCGCCTACGCGTCATCTCATATAGCATCAGTTTGGCAAGCTTGCCGCTCTTCCTGCCACGCCTACAGCATCTCGACTTGAGCGGCAGTGTGCTTTGCTCGTTGCGTGATCTCGGTTATGGTCTCCTACACCTGAGCTATTTGAATGTGAGTAATTGTGGACTGAATAGTTTTGACGGCACTAGTGGACTGCCAGCTGTGCGTGTAATCATCGCTGATGGCAACATGATACAGCGTGTGGACCCACTCACCGATTTGGTGTTACTGCAGCGACTGAGCGTGCGAAATAACCGCATCAGTGATTTGGGCTTACTCACTTTCTTAGGACTTTGCCCTAATTTGTTGGAATTAGAGTTGCAAGGCAATTCCGTTATACACAATCCACTCTATCGCAGCACCTTGCAACGCAGCGTGCCCACATTGCGTGTATTGGATGGCATACCGCTGGGCGCCTCGTCTGCGGCCGCACAAGCCACAGTAACCATTGCAGCCGCTGGCGGAAACTCTTCAACGGATGGCGAGGTGTCATCGCTTTCGAGTGAGTTGTACTCTGACTCCTCACGTGCCGAATCGAACGCGTCGTCGTTGGCGGGTGTGCCTGGCGCGACGCATAGGCCTGCAACGGCTCCTCAGCCTGCAGCGAGTGAAGGCAACGTTTACGTACAGTCGCCAAGACCGGCCTCAGGTAGAGTTGTAGCAGTCagtatattttaatacttttaaatattaactttttgttaaatatagTCGCCCACACAGCCGAGTTACGCCGCAGCTCACTTACCATGGGCGCGCCAGTCGTGGGCTCGGTTCTTAGTTTGGTGCGTCGTAATCGGCGGCAGCGTCGCCAAGCTTGGTCCACGTCGTCACATAGTTCCTCATCGAATTCATCTCTGCATTCTCCTTTGGAGCATGAGTGTTCGGAAAATCGTCTATCTGCTTTACCACAACAGTTATCTAGTGATAGTAATGACTAAGTGTGTATTGGATCCACGGAAATAGTttggtgtatatttttttatgaaaattaaattatatatcttaACCATTCGAACATAAATATACTAGGATTATTTCTAAAACCGCCGCTTACTAGCTGTGAAACTGGAAATATCTCGTTTATGAAGCATTTTGTTCTGCTGACAGATGAAATCGTCCAAAGAAATCAGTGGTATGGCAGAtctttttattgactacctccTCTGTTGTTTCGGGACGtgtaatttagttttaaaaactaAGGTTCCTGTTCTTATTTTAGACTACAACAATTAAATGAAGTTTTAAGGAGCTTGAATGAGAGAATATGGGATCTGAATGATTACTTAAACGTAAAATGGTAAATGGAGCTTTAAGAAGCTTGGGGAGAGAGAGAGGGCATATGGAATCTGAATGCATCCTTAAACTCAAAATGGTAAAATTTGGTTCGAAGGAGGTTTTTACCATTTTAAAGAGGAGAGGCGGTGGCCACATCTTTCACTTGTAATTTCCACTTACCATTTGGCCTCATTTTTCCTGCAGCCTTTTAGCACAATTCTagcacaaaacattaaaattccTACATTTTGGTGTCAAAAGcgtgtatttttttattgtttttgttttgttttgtatttttggcgTGTGTCAAGCGCATTGTCGTTGACACATTTGAACAACTTTTACACCAGCCATTTCACTGCCTTGAGGCACTCAAGCATTCAGGCTTTTTATGACATGCTGAGTGTGCCTTTTACCGTTTTTTTCGTACTTTTTGCTAatatgctgctgctgctgttgctgcttctTATTTGCTGTGTGTTTTGCCTTGCGACAAATGCGGGCTTTAGCCGCAGTTGCCTTTGGGGCGCAATATGCGCTTCACTGACGTCAGCGATTTGTTTGCAGGCATCCAACGGACGCTGcgcgtgtgtgagtgtgtcaATGAGCTTCTGCCTGCTGTTAATGCGTGTGACGTCACAACAAATGCGTGCGCCCAACGAATAGTGATTATTTAGTTGGCACAGACGCGCTTGACCCGCGGCGCACGGGTTGGCTGGCTGGCTTCAAAGGAGCACCGTCGAAAATTGCGTGACACAACCAACGCAGCGCACAGCAAACAGCTTCTCTGGCAAGCCGGCGCGGCAAACGGATCTAATAAATCTGTGGCGAAATTGTCTGGCACACACTTTGCGTTGATGACATCAAGTGTAATATAAAATCGTACATTTTTCACACTCGAGTTTTTTGTTGGTTCGCATGTCGCGGACGCGGCGTGACTTCATAAACACTGAGTTTTGTGTGCTTTAGTGGTGTGCTGTTCGAAGTATTTAGTACGTGTCTGGGGATGCGCtgctatttatatatatatgtatgcatagtatatatatatctgcTGCTGTTTGACCTTTGCAAAACTTTGGGTACCTTTTGCcacttttttgcttgtttttcttGCATCATTAAGATGGCAGCAGCTTAGCTAACAGCCGCGTTCCCTCTCTTGGTTAGTCCTCTTGGCTTATTTCCTTTCCTGCGGCATCCCAAAACATTGCGTTGGCGTTGTTGACCTTTTGAAAATGTCTCAAAAGCAATTAAATACAGTCGCGGGTACTTTTTGTTGGCATAAATGCTGCCAACAGCAAAACCGAAACACCAAAACCAACCGCGCAGAGATACATGCCGCCCCTACGCCCACTGCTGGCCAAATATGCACTTGCTCAGTATATATATAGATGCGGCAGCCACCCACGTATCGCTAAGCTCCCTTCATCAGAATCAGCAGCCCTCCAGTGCGCGTTGTGCTATTGTTGTGACGCTTTTAGAATTGTGGCGGCGACTGCATGCTCACTTTGTTGCTCAAACACCCAAACCAGTCAGCAGTAAATccacttatttatttttcaccgaaaacaaaactataacGGAAAACAGCAAATGTGCAGCATGTGTAGCTGTTGTGTGGCCGtgtgctattgttattgttgaacTTACTGCTGCCGGCTTTTCCGTGTTGTTGCGACTGCTGTTTACAACGCCTGCCAGCTAGCCTGGCATCTTGTCTTATCTGcgcttgtttttgcttttgcctttGCCAGtgatttgtatataaatacgtatgtatatgggaGGTTTTGCAGTTATGTTGCTTTTCTTTGTTGTGCGGATTTGTTGATTTATTATATCCTGAGCTTTTCCGATTGACGTCATCAT from Bactrocera tryoni isolate S06 chromosome 5, CSIRO_BtryS06_freeze2, whole genome shotgun sequence includes these protein-coding regions:
- the LOC120777784 gene encoding glutamate receptor ionotropic, delta-1; its protein translation is MTGFDLILSAALCLTCANLTDIRLPEGLIELDENNTVVTISPDLAVDEPSLDDAPFETVKTIVAKKEKMDKLREWIKGRKLVIATLEDYPLSYTVMENDTRVGKGVAFELIDFLQEQMQFTYEVVVPEDNIIGSREDYEKSLIKMLNNSEADLAAAFIPTLSEQHSFVFYSTTTLDEGEWIMVMQRPRESATGSGLMAPFDFWVWILIFISLLAVGPIIYMLIILRNRLTGDKEQKPYSLGHCAWFVYGALMKQGSTLSPIADSTRLLFATWWIFITILTSFYTANLTAFLTLSKFTLPYNTVSDILYKNKHFVSARGGGVEYAIRNTNESLSMLTNMIRNNHAVFSSSSNDTFNLQNFVEKDGYVFVRDRPAINHVLYADYRYRKTISMNDEKLHCPFAMAKEPFLKKNRSFAYPLGSNLSELFDPKLLNLVESGIIKYLSSKDLPNAEICPQNLAGTERQLRNTDLMMTYYIMFAGFVTAMVVFFTELIFRYLNHRNDGSKWARHGVGRTTNGLSVRAPRWLRQLETDSAKQRLTASPSSSTITPPPPYQSIFSSNHRHQHQQDEASHLSKESSLHRWRRVGQFGAGGSNFGTLAAGVLLANGQLHEGSGAGGVRRLINGRDYMVFRNPNGQSQLVPVRAPSAALFQYTYTE
- the LOC120777785 gene encoding uncharacterized protein LOC120777785; translation: MPNLEAPIGYDESSPENSYSAEAAADVPTVGAPMQPLPAGAVEIRVQPPGQQPTQAPARRLPALSPNPVHVRPLQRFSEFDRELALLEEENYWPVVPVVQILPINLPPQLPEPSLDELLRRVTGRNDLHNVDIVRLRVISYSISLASLPLFLPRLQHLDLSGSVLCSLRDLGYGLLHLSYLNVSNCGLNSFDGTSGLPAVRVIIADGNMIQRVDPLTDLVLLQRLSVRNNRISDLGLLTFLGLCPNLLELELQGNSVIHNPLYRSTLQRSVPTLRVLDGIPLGASSAAAQATVTIAAAGGNSSTDGEVSSLSSELYSDSSRAESNASSLAGVPGATHRPATAPQPAASEGNVYVQSPRPASVAHTAELRRSSLTMGAPVVGSVLSLVRRNRRQRRQAWSTSSHSSSSNSSLHSPLEHECSENRLSALPQQLSSDSND